A region from the Cellvibrio sp. PSBB006 genome encodes:
- a CDS encoding LysM peptidoglycan-binding domain-containing protein: MKKMIIAVLAVSLLSVLTWAQDGILRDNHPDEYTVRKGDTLWDISNTFLNTPWMWPEIWHVNPQIENPHLIYPGDVIRLIYLDGQPRLTLDRTVRLAPGDTKLGPSVRVLPNEDAIPAIPLDRIDSFLSRSRILDLDDLEGAPYMLAGPEKRIVVGAGDTAYARGDFSGDIKNYGVFRKGDKYVDPETKEFLGIHAQSIGTVSVQSLKDDIATVKAIRSTEEIRMGDRLLPNEERSVDSIFYPSAPDTEIEGVILGVEGGVSQVGKMNVVILNRGDREGLQVGNVLAIYKTGELVRDRVTNDRVQLPDERAGLLMVFRTFEKMSFGLVLEAERPLSVNDKVRNP, translated from the coding sequence ATGAAAAAAATGATAATTGCGGTACTCGCAGTGTCACTGCTGAGTGTGTTGACTTGGGCACAGGATGGGATCTTGCGTGATAACCATCCCGATGAATACACCGTTAGAAAAGGCGATACCCTGTGGGATATCTCTAACACCTTTTTGAACACCCCCTGGATGTGGCCGGAAATCTGGCACGTTAATCCCCAGATTGAAAATCCTCACTTAATATATCCCGGTGACGTGATCCGTTTGATTTACCTCGACGGTCAACCGCGTCTGACGCTGGATCGCACCGTCCGCCTGGCCCCCGGTGATACCAAACTCGGGCCGAGCGTACGCGTATTGCCCAACGAAGATGCCATCCCTGCGATCCCGCTGGATCGTATAGACAGCTTCCTGTCGCGCAGCCGAATTCTCGACCTGGATGATCTGGAAGGCGCACCTTACATGCTCGCCGGTCCGGAGAAACGTATTGTGGTCGGTGCTGGTGACACGGCTTATGCGCGCGGTGATTTCAGCGGCGATATCAAAAATTACGGTGTCTTCCGCAAAGGCGATAAGTATGTCGATCCGGAAACCAAAGAGTTTCTGGGCATTCATGCGCAAAGCATCGGTACCGTCAGTGTGCAATCGCTGAAGGACGATATCGCGACAGTTAAAGCGATCCGCAGCACAGAAGAAATTCGCATGGGTGATCGCCTGCTGCCTAACGAAGAGCGTTCGGTAGATTCCATCTTCTACCCCAGTGCACCGGATACCGAGATTGAAGGGGTTATCCTGGGCGTTGAAGGTGGCGTGAGCCAGGTCGGGAAGATGAACGTGGTGATCCTCAATCGCGGTGATCGCGAAGGGCTCCAGGTCGGCAACGTATTAGCCATCTATAAAACCGGTGAGCTGGTACGCGACCGGGTAACCAACGATCGCGTGCAACTGCCGGACGAGCGTGCCGGTTTGCTGATGGTCTTCCGTACCTTTGAGAAGATGAGCTTCGGTCTGGTACTGGAAGCAGAGCGTCCGCTCTCCGTGAACGACAAAGTGCGCAATCCCTGA
- the def gene encoding peptide deformylase, whose protein sequence is MAILEILEFPDPRLRTVAKPVAVVDDRIRQLVDNMFETMYDAPGIGLAASQVNVHERVIVIDISEDKSQPMVFINPEITVLDEELQEYDEGCLSIPGFYETVVRPGHVRVNALDRDGKPFTIEPDGLLAVCIQHEIDHLNGKLFVDYVSPIKRSRIRKKLEKKHRAQA, encoded by the coding sequence ATGGCGATATTAGAAATACTCGAATTTCCCGATCCGCGTCTGCGCACAGTTGCGAAACCTGTCGCCGTGGTCGACGACCGTATCCGGCAGCTGGTCGATAACATGTTTGAAACCATGTATGACGCACCGGGTATTGGGCTCGCCGCCTCTCAGGTCAATGTGCATGAGCGGGTCATCGTGATCGATATCAGCGAAGACAAATCCCAGCCCATGGTGTTTATCAACCCCGAGATTACTGTGCTGGATGAAGAACTACAGGAATATGACGAAGGCTGTCTGTCGATTCCCGGCTTTTATGAGACGGTCGTGCGCCCCGGCCATGTCAGGGTCAACGCCCTGGATCGCGATGGCAAGCCGTTCACTATCGAGCCCGATGGGTTACTGGCGGTCTGCATCCAGCACGAAATCGACCATCTTAACGGCAAGCTCTTCGTCGATTATGTATCACCCATCAAGCGCTCGCGTATTCGCAAGAAGCTTGAGAAGAAACATCGCGCCCAAGCCTGA
- the fmt gene encoding methionyl-tRNA formyltransferase — MSSSSRPATEGLRIVFAGTPDFAAHHLQALLDSHHQLIAVYSQPDRPAGRGKKLTASPVKALALAHNIPVYQPLSLKDPAAQQELATLQADIMVVVAYGLLLPKVVLDTPRLGCINVHASILPRWRGAAPIQRALEAGDTLTGVTIMQMDVGLDTGDMLVKVECPILSEDTGGSLHDRLLGIGAPALLEALDQLQHGTAKPEVQDDTQSCYAPKLHKDEALLDWRQAAAVLERKVRAFNPFPVAFTQKAGSEERIRIWASRVVAGNANKPHGSLIEVGAPGIRVSCGQDSLLLEQLQLPGKKPVTVDELLRGHPHLFSVGDQLELPA, encoded by the coding sequence ATGTCATCATCGTCTCGTCCCGCCACTGAGGGTCTGCGCATTGTCTTCGCCGGTACCCCGGATTTTGCGGCGCATCATCTGCAAGCCTTGCTGGATAGCCACCACCAGCTCATCGCGGTGTACTCACAACCGGATCGCCCGGCCGGGCGCGGCAAGAAATTAACCGCCAGCCCGGTGAAGGCACTGGCCCTTGCACATAATATTCCCGTCTACCAACCGCTTTCCCTTAAAGATCCCGCAGCCCAACAAGAGTTGGCGACTTTGCAAGCAGACATCATGGTGGTCGTGGCTTATGGCCTGCTGTTGCCCAAGGTGGTATTGGATACGCCACGATTAGGTTGTATCAATGTGCATGCATCCATCCTGCCCCGCTGGCGTGGTGCCGCACCGATTCAGCGCGCCCTGGAAGCCGGCGATACCCTTACCGGCGTGACCATCATGCAGATGGATGTGGGGCTGGATACCGGGGATATGCTGGTCAAAGTGGAATGTCCAATCTTGTCGGAAGATACCGGCGGCAGTCTTCACGACCGATTGTTGGGTATCGGCGCGCCAGCGCTGCTGGAAGCCCTTGATCAACTGCAACACGGCACGGCTAAACCCGAAGTACAGGACGATACCCAAAGCTGCTATGCACCCAAACTACACAAAGATGAGGCATTGCTGGACTGGCGCCAAGCGGCCGCGGTACTGGAGCGTAAAGTGCGCGCATTTAATCCTTTTCCTGTAGCGTTTACCCAAAAAGCCGGTAGTGAGGAGCGCATCCGTATCTGGGCAAGTCGGGTCGTCGCTGGCAACGCTAATAAACCGCATGGCAGCTTGATTGAAGTGGGCGCCCCCGGCATCCGGGTCAGTTGCGGGCAGGACAGTTTGCTGCTTGAGCAACTGCAATTACCCGGCAAAAAACCGGTAACCGTCGATGAACTGCTACGCGGACATCCCCATCTCTTCAGTGTCGGTGATCAATTGGAGTTACCCGCCTGA
- the rsmB gene encoding 16S rRNA (cytosine(967)-C(5))-methyltransferase RsmB, translating into MPLTARTAAAQVIGQILRQQGSLSSVLPINQTKVPESERAFLQELCFGTLRWQPHLDAYLQRLLDKPLRAKDSDIQALLLLGLYQLTHLRVPDHAAISETVEAARPLKKPWATKLINGVLRRFQREREDLDRQLQDDPVFTSNHPAWLLNTLQRAWPDQIEQIIAANNTHPPFSLRLNTRQESRERYLARLAETAIAAQPTPFSPVGFTLETACDPRQLPLFDAGMISVQDEAAQLTADLLLLEPGQRVLDACCAPGGKTGHILESTDDLQVVALDSDERRLGRVRENLARLNVSAQILCGDASQPDDWWDGQPFDRILLDAPCSATGIIRRHPDIKVLRSAADIAKLAQLQGKLLDSLWPLLKPDGVLLYATCSIMPDENTRVVEAFLTRQPEAVCELLDVPWGTPQHCGRQLLPNENGHDGFYYAQLRKNGIN; encoded by the coding sequence ATGCCGCTCACTGCCCGCACGGCCGCCGCTCAGGTTATCGGCCAGATTCTGCGCCAGCAGGGTTCACTGTCGAGCGTGTTACCGATAAACCAGACCAAAGTACCCGAATCAGAGCGCGCATTTTTGCAGGAGTTATGCTTCGGCACCCTGCGCTGGCAACCGCATCTGGATGCCTACCTGCAACGGTTGCTCGACAAACCGCTGCGCGCCAAGGACAGTGATATCCAGGCGCTGCTGCTGTTGGGCCTCTACCAACTGACTCACCTCCGCGTACCTGATCATGCCGCCATCAGCGAAACCGTGGAAGCTGCCCGCCCACTGAAAAAGCCCTGGGCCACGAAACTGATCAATGGCGTCCTGCGCCGCTTTCAGCGGGAGCGCGAAGATCTGGATCGGCAGTTGCAGGATGATCCGGTATTTACCAGCAACCATCCTGCCTGGTTGCTCAATACCCTCCAGCGTGCCTGGCCGGACCAGATCGAACAGATCATCGCCGCCAACAACACTCACCCGCCCTTTAGCCTGCGTCTCAATACCCGGCAGGAGAGCCGGGAAAGGTATCTCGCCCGCTTGGCTGAAACCGCTATCGCTGCGCAACCCACACCGTTTAGTCCGGTGGGATTTACCCTTGAAACCGCCTGCGATCCCCGACAATTGCCGCTGTTTGACGCGGGCATGATCAGCGTGCAGGACGAAGCCGCCCAATTGACCGCTGACTTGCTGCTGCTTGAACCGGGGCAACGGGTCCTGGATGCCTGTTGTGCGCCGGGCGGTAAAACCGGACATATCCTTGAAAGCACCGACGATCTGCAGGTCGTGGCGCTGGACAGCGATGAACGCCGCCTCGGGCGGGTGCGGGAGAATCTTGCGCGTCTGAATGTCAGCGCGCAGATCCTGTGCGGTGACGCCAGCCAACCCGACGACTGGTGGGACGGTCAGCCTTTTGATCGCATCCTACTCGATGCACCCTGCTCCGCCACCGGCATTATTCGCCGCCACCCGGATATCAAAGTCCTGCGTAGCGCCGCCGATATCGCCAAGCTGGCGCAGCTCCAGGGCAAGCTGCTCGATAGCCTGTGGCCGCTGCTCAAGCCCGATGGCGTCTTGCTGTACGCCACCTGTTCCATCATGCCTGATGAAAACACCCGGGTTGTCGAAGCCTTTTTGACGCGACAACCTGAAGCTGTGTGTGAATTGCTCGATGTTCCCTGGGGCACTCCACAACATTGTGGTCGACAATTACTACCTAACGAAAATGGCCATGACGGATTTTATTATGCGCAGTTGCGCAAAAATGGCATAAATTAA
- the trkA gene encoding Trk system potassium transporter TrkA, with amino-acid sequence MKIIILGAGQVGGSLAEHLASEANDITVVDTDEGRLRDLRDRLDIGVITGEGSHPDILIQAGIEDADMLIAVTNNDEINMIACRVADSLFRTPTKIARVRSTAYLTHRALFESGAIPIDVLISPEQLVSDYIFRLIENPGALQVLDFADGKVQLVAVRAYHGGPLVGQELSYLRQHMPNVETRVAAIYRRNRAIMPTGSTVIEADDEVFFIAAKADIRAVMSELRRLEVPYKRLTIAGGGNIGYRLAKKLEGRYNVRVIEHNRNRCARLSEQLERAIVLHGSGTDQDLLLEENIEDTDVFLALTNDDEANIMSSMLAKRLGARKVMTLINNPAYVDLVQGGDIDIAISPQTTTIGSLLTHVRRGDMVNVHSLRRGAAEALELIAHGDAKSSKVVGKALEDIDLPEGANIGAIVRDTADGESEVIIAHDDVVVQSGDHVIVFLLDKKHTRDIEKLFQVGFTFF; translated from the coding sequence ATGAAGATCATCATCCTCGGTGCGGGACAAGTGGGCGGCAGTCTTGCAGAGCATCTCGCCAGCGAAGCCAATGACATTACCGTGGTCGATACCGATGAAGGGCGCCTGCGCGATCTGCGCGACCGACTCGATATCGGTGTCATCACCGGCGAGGGGTCACACCCGGATATCCTGATCCAGGCCGGTATTGAAGATGCGGATATGCTGATCGCCGTGACCAATAACGACGAAATCAACATGATCGCCTGCCGCGTCGCCGACAGCCTGTTCCGCACCCCCACCAAGATCGCGCGGGTGCGTTCCACCGCCTACCTCACCCACCGCGCCCTGTTTGAAAGCGGCGCCATTCCCATTGATGTATTGATCAGCCCTGAACAGTTGGTCTCTGATTACATCTTTCGCCTGATCGAAAACCCCGGCGCCTTACAGGTGCTGGATTTTGCGGATGGCAAAGTTCAGTTAGTTGCCGTCCGTGCTTACCACGGCGGGCCGCTGGTGGGTCAGGAGTTAAGCTATCTGCGCCAGCATATGCCCAATGTCGAAACCCGTGTGGCCGCTATTTATCGACGCAATCGTGCCATTATGCCCACCGGTTCGACGGTGATCGAAGCCGATGATGAAGTTTTCTTTATCGCAGCCAAGGCCGATATCCGCGCGGTCATGAGCGAGCTGCGCCGGTTGGAGGTGCCCTATAAGCGTCTGACCATCGCCGGTGGTGGCAACATCGGTTATCGGCTGGCGAAGAAACTGGAAGGCCGTTATAACGTGCGTGTGATTGAACACAACCGCAATCGCTGTGCTCGTTTGTCTGAACAACTGGAACGCGCCATCGTGCTCCACGGCAGTGGGACGGATCAGGATTTATTGTTGGAGGAGAACATTGAAGATACCGATGTATTCCTCGCCCTGACCAATGATGACGAAGCCAACATCATGTCATCGATGCTCGCCAAGCGGCTGGGGGCGCGCAAGGTCATGACGCTGATCAACAACCCCGCCTATGTGGATCTGGTACAGGGCGGCGATATCGATATCGCCATCTCGCCCCAGACCACCACCATCGGCAGTTTGCTGACCCACGTGCGGCGCGGTGATATGGTGAACGTTCACTCACTGCGCCGGGGCGCGGCGGAAGCACTGGAGCTGATTGCCCACGGCGACGCCAAATCATCCAAGGTGGTGGGCAAGGCGCTGGAAGATATCGACTTGCCGGAAGGTGCGAATATCGGGGCAATTGTGCGCGATACAGCAGATGGCGAAAGCGAGGTTATCATCGCCCACGACGATGTGGTGGTGCAGTCCGGCGACCACGTGATTGTGTTCCTGCTGGATAAAAAGCACACTCGCGACATCGAGAAGCTGTTCCAGGTCGGCTTCACCTTCTTTTGA
- a CDS encoding TrkH family potassium uptake protein, giving the protein MNFAIIARVLGVLLTLFSLTLLVPIAISLWFDDHNYMTFLLAFAITFAAGIGLWLPARTSKADLRTRDGFLITALFWSVLSTFGTLPLILSDGLTLSFTDAMFEAVSGLTTTGATVISGLDQLPPSILYYRHQLQWFGGIGIIVIAVAILPMLGIGGMQLYRAEAPGPVKDNKLTPRITETAKALFLMYLVLTITCGVAYWLAGMNWFEALCHAFSTVANGGFSTHDDSIRYFDSSAILLICSIFMLISGANFALHFFVWREKSLHYYFADAEFRFYFGWIAVGTLVTVSYLYFTHTYDAKDSFVIGFFNLASTLSTAGFAADFVAWPSFLPFALFILAFLGGCASSTGGGMKMIRVLLLYKQGIREIHRLIFPNAVIPIKVGRINVSDRVVEAVWGFFAMYVVMYILMFLLLLMSGLDLVTSFSAVGACITNLGPGMGEVASNYSSINAPAKWVLCFAMLLGRLEVFTLLVLFSPMFWRR; this is encoded by the coding sequence ATGAATTTTGCCATCATCGCCCGGGTGCTGGGCGTACTGCTCACCCTGTTCAGCCTGACGCTGTTGGTACCTATCGCCATCTCCCTGTGGTTTGACGACCACAATTACATGACCTTTCTGTTGGCCTTCGCTATTACCTTCGCTGCCGGTATCGGCTTGTGGCTGCCGGCGCGCACCAGCAAAGCGGACCTGCGCACCCGCGACGGCTTCCTGATTACGGCACTCTTCTGGTCGGTGTTGAGTACCTTCGGGACGCTGCCGTTGATCCTGTCCGATGGGCTGACTCTGTCCTTTACCGACGCCATGTTTGAAGCCGTTTCGGGCCTGACGACTACCGGGGCTACCGTCATCAGCGGCCTGGATCAGCTGCCGCCCTCCATCCTCTACTATCGCCACCAGTTGCAATGGTTTGGCGGGATCGGGATCATCGTGATCGCCGTGGCAATTTTGCCAATGTTAGGCATCGGCGGCATGCAGCTGTACCGCGCGGAAGCGCCAGGACCGGTGAAGGACAACAAACTCACGCCGCGTATTACGGAAACCGCCAAGGCACTGTTCCTGATGTACCTGGTGCTCACTATCACCTGCGGTGTCGCCTATTGGCTGGCGGGGATGAACTGGTTTGAGGCCCTATGCCACGCGTTTTCCACCGTCGCCAACGGTGGCTTCTCCACCCACGATGACAGCATTCGCTATTTCGATAGTTCGGCGATCTTGTTGATATGTTCCATCTTTATGCTGATATCGGGCGCCAACTTCGCACTGCACTTTTTCGTGTGGCGCGAAAAAAGCCTGCATTACTATTTCGCCGATGCAGAGTTTCGGTTTTACTTCGGCTGGATCGCCGTGGGCACGCTGGTAACGGTGAGCTACCTCTATTTCACGCATACCTACGACGCCAAAGACAGTTTTGTCATCGGCTTCTTCAACCTGGCATCAACGCTCAGCACTGCCGGGTTTGCCGCAGACTTTGTCGCCTGGCCATCCTTCCTGCCTTTTGCCCTGTTTATCCTCGCGTTTCTCGGCGGTTGCGCCAGTTCCACCGGCGGCGGCATGAAGATGATTCGAGTATTGCTGCTCTACAAACAAGGTATTCGCGAAATCCATCGCCTGATCTTCCCCAACGCGGTCATCCCTATCAAGGTGGGGCGTATCAATGTGTCGGATCGCGTGGTGGAAGCGGTGTGGGGATTTTTTGCGATGTACGTGGTGATGTACATCCTGATGTTTTTGCTGCTGTTGATGAGCGGCCTGGACCTGGTTACCTCCTTCTCTGCTGTCGGCGCCTGTATCACCAATCTCGGTCCGGGCATGGGCGAGGTCGCGTCCAACTACAGCAGCATCAACGCACCGGCAAAATGGGTGTTGTGCTTCGCGATGCTGTTGGGGCGGTTGGAGGTGTTTACGTTATTGGTGTTGTTCAGTCCGATGTTTTGGCGGCGGTGA
- a CDS encoding alpha-L-glutamate ligase-like protein, with protein sequence MKWVSPWRLRRMGILGMNCRNRDFIGSYNSRHLFPLVDNKLKTKLLAEEYEVATPRLFFVVEQQHEIAHIEKKLEGLEGFAVKPAKGSGGKGILVIIGRRGDKFIKSSGAEITVEDIRRHMSNTLAGLYSLGGKPDMVIVEDLIQFDDSFEGYSYEGVPDIRIIVFKGYPVMAMLRLATHASDGKANLHQGAVGVGLDIATGRALKAVQFSKPVTHHPDTKRPLNEIQIANWRDMLLLASRCYEMTGLGYIGTDIVLDKVRGAQLLELNARPGLSIQVANGRGLLPRLRHIESLKPRAHRTPEQRVDYVMRTFVKDGL encoded by the coding sequence GTGAAATGGGTCAGTCCGTGGCGCCTGCGCCGCATGGGAATTCTGGGGATGAATTGCCGCAATCGCGACTTTATTGGCAGCTACAACTCCCGCCACCTGTTTCCTTTGGTGGATAACAAGCTCAAGACCAAGCTGCTGGCCGAAGAATATGAAGTGGCGACGCCGCGTCTGTTTTTTGTGGTTGAACAGCAGCACGAGATTGCCCATATCGAAAAGAAGCTGGAAGGCTTGGAAGGCTTCGCGGTCAAGCCGGCGAAGGGTTCCGGCGGTAAGGGGATTCTGGTCATTATCGGCCGACGCGGCGACAAGTTCATCAAATCATCCGGCGCGGAAATTACTGTCGAAGATATCCGCCGCCACATGAGTAACACCCTCGCGGGTCTCTATTCACTGGGCGGCAAACCGGACATGGTGATCGTGGAAGACCTGATCCAGTTCGACGATTCGTTTGAAGGCTATTCCTACGAAGGCGTACCGGATATCCGCATCATCGTGTTCAAGGGCTATCCGGTGATGGCGATGCTGCGTCTGGCAACCCATGCCTCGGACGGTAAAGCCAATCTGCACCAGGGCGCAGTGGGGGTGGGGCTGGATATCGCCACCGGTCGCGCGCTCAAAGCCGTGCAATTCTCCAAGCCGGTTACCCATCATCCGGACACCAAACGCCCGCTCAATGAAATTCAGATCGCCAACTGGCGTGACATGCTATTGCTGGCCTCTCGCTGTTATGAGATGACCGGCCTGGGCTATATCGGCACCGACATCGTGCTCGACAAAGTGCGTGGCGCGCAGCTGTTGGAATTGAATGCGCGCCCCGGATTATCGATTCAGGTCGCCAATGGTCGTGGTTTACTACCCCGTCTGCGCCACATCGAATCCCTCAAGCCCCGCGCCCACCGTACCCCGGAACAGCGGGTGGACTATGTGATGCGCACCTTTGTAAAAGACGGCCTGTGA
- a CDS encoding inactive transglutaminase family protein, with protein MNKPSRVPFYSIIVGLILLGLGTAWLRHTTMEIPFLAGEQRPVWMIEARVDFYASGDAVVANLALPDNPPGFRMFTEQAASPGYGWSVIESSEGRRGEWTKRSASGLQTLYYKAQFVGGLDYEPTMEPEPPQAKPVIWDGPQATAAGQLLAVALSTSSTPQSMTRELIKLLKDPSPDQNASLMLAAEPNMATLLEKLLNQAGIPARSAMGLYLEDARRHQSLTQMVEVYDGEEWVLFNPVTGQQGVPENLLIWHRGNQSLLDVVGGRNSRIGFSMIYQTVPALELARAQTNDSIFSIIGVHRLPIEEQSMFKLLFLLPLGALVVVFMRVIVGLKTSGTFMPILIALAFLQTSLVLGLFSFITVVSFGLVLRTYLSRLNLLLIARIATLVVLVIFIISILSLIGYQMGLNTGMTITFFPMIIIAWTIERMSILWEEEGPKEVLVQGGGSLLVAVLAYLMMQLPLIGHLTFNFPELNLVFLAFIMLMGQYTGYKFSELRRFRAMVENETVEDKAGGTK; from the coding sequence ATGAACAAACCCTCCCGCGTTCCGTTTTACAGCATTATTGTCGGATTGATTCTGCTCGGGCTGGGCACCGCCTGGCTGCGTCATACCACCATGGAGATTCCCTTTCTGGCCGGTGAGCAGCGCCCGGTGTGGATGATTGAGGCACGGGTAGATTTTTATGCGAGCGGTGATGCCGTCGTCGCCAATCTGGCTTTGCCGGATAACCCGCCCGGTTTCCGCATGTTCACCGAACAAGCCGCGTCGCCCGGTTACGGCTGGTCGGTCATCGAGAGCAGTGAAGGCCGTCGTGGCGAGTGGACCAAGCGCAGCGCCAGCGGTCTGCAAACCCTGTATTACAAAGCACAATTCGTCGGTGGTCTGGATTACGAGCCGACCATGGAACCCGAACCACCCCAAGCCAAACCCGTGATCTGGGATGGCCCCCAGGCAACCGCTGCCGGCCAACTACTGGCGGTGGCGCTGTCCACTTCCAGCACGCCGCAAAGCATGACGCGGGAGTTGATCAAGCTGCTTAAAGATCCCTCGCCAGACCAGAACGCATCGCTGATGTTGGCGGCCGAGCCCAATATGGCCACTCTGCTGGAAAAGCTGCTCAATCAGGCCGGTATCCCCGCCCGCAGTGCCATGGGTTTGTATCTTGAGGATGCCCGTCGTCACCAATCCCTGACGCAGATGGTGGAAGTTTATGACGGCGAAGAATGGGTGCTGTTTAATCCCGTCACCGGCCAACAAGGCGTACCGGAGAATCTGTTGATCTGGCATCGCGGCAATCAGTCGTTGCTGGACGTGGTGGGTGGGCGCAACTCGCGTATCGGTTTCTCGATGATTTACCAGACAGTCCCGGCGCTCGAACTGGCCCGCGCCCAGACCAATGACAGCATCTTTTCCATCATTGGTGTGCATCGCCTGCCCATTGAAGAACAGAGCATGTTCAAGCTGCTGTTCCTGCTGCCGCTCGGTGCGCTGGTGGTGGTGTTCATGCGCGTAATCGTGGGTTTGAAGACCTCCGGCACCTTTATGCCGATCCTGATTGCGCTCGCTTTCTTGCAAACCTCGCTCGTTCTCGGGTTATTCAGTTTTATTACCGTGGTGTCCTTCGGGCTGGTGCTGCGCACCTATCTCTCGCGGCTGAACCTGTTATTGATTGCACGGATTGCCACGCTGGTGGTGTTGGTGATCTTTATTATCTCCATCCTCAGCCTGATTGGTTACCAGATGGGTCTGAATACCGGTATGACCATCACCTTCTTCCCGATGATCATCATCGCCTGGACCATTGAGCGGATGTCGATCCTATGGGAAGAAGAAGGCCCGAAAGAAGTCTTGGTGCAGGGTGGGGGTAGTTTGCTTGTCGCCGTGCTGGCCTACCTGATGATGCAATTGCCGTTGATCGGTCACCTGACCTTTAACTTCCCGGAGCTCAACCTGGTGTTCCTGGCGTTCATCATGTTGATGGGTCAATACACTGGCTACAAATTCTCTGAGTTGCGCCGCTTCCGCGCCATGGTGGAGAACGAAACTGTCGAAGACAAGGCGGGTGGCACCAAGTGA
- a CDS encoding RimK/LysX family protein, with product MSNNTKSGLHWFLFGSLWLTLTACSSTSHLFVKKTELDALDQCLATQKSQQEIFTQQQTKLEETINMLSESLEEQKKLAAIPPPPPPPVERPRPIVCPKLPPRPVQATNVNDTVFQDKQVVGEKEQVYLNDLGISMSARIDTGATTASMDARDIQTFERNGEEWVRFIVYHPTTREPIEVERKRVRRVHIVQSGAEEPERRPVVEMRITLGKITQNAEFTLADRSNLEQPMIIGRNVLRDVMLVDVSRSEIVPPVRPEKAPEPAPKPQDKPKTEEKPKAASEPQAKPQTQPEPKPEPQADQ from the coding sequence ATGAGCAATAACACAAAGTCAGGTTTGCATTGGTTCCTTTTTGGTTCGCTATGGTTAACGCTGACTGCTTGCAGTTCGACCTCTCATCTGTTTGTTAAAAAAACTGAGCTGGATGCGCTGGACCAATGTCTGGCAACGCAGAAATCCCAGCAGGAAATCTTTACCCAGCAACAGACCAAGCTGGAAGAAACCATCAATATGCTCAGTGAGAGTCTTGAGGAACAAAAGAAACTCGCTGCCATTCCCCCACCGCCTCCGCCGCCCGTAGAAAGACCCCGCCCGATTGTATGTCCGAAATTGCCACCGCGCCCGGTGCAGGCGACCAACGTTAATGACACGGTATTTCAGGATAAGCAGGTCGTGGGTGAGAAAGAACAGGTTTACCTCAACGATCTGGGCATCAGCATGAGTGCGCGTATCGACACCGGTGCCACCACAGCGTCGATGGATGCCCGTGACATTCAGACCTTTGAGCGCAACGGCGAAGAGTGGGTGCGTTTTATCGTGTACCACCCGACCACCCGCGAGCCGATTGAGGTTGAGCGTAAACGGGTCCGTCGTGTGCACATTGTTCAGTCCGGCGCTGAAGAACCGGAGCGTCGTCCGGTGGTGGAGATGCGGATTACCTTGGGTAAGATTACCCAGAATGCCGAGTTCACCCTCGCTGACCGCAGCAATCTGGAACAGCCGATGATTATTGGTCGCAATGTATTGCGCGATGTGATGCTGGTTGATGTGAGCCGCAGTGAAATTGTTCCTCCGGTTCGCCCGGAGAAAGCGCCCGAGCCAGCACCCAAGCCACAGGACAAACCCAAAACGGAAGAAAAGCCCAAGGCGGCCAGCGAGCCTCAAGCCAAACCGCAAACCCAACCAGAGCCTAAACCTGAACCACAGGCTGACCAATGA